One Chryseobacterium sp. StRB126 genomic region harbors:
- a CDS encoding TonB-dependent receptor plug domain-containing protein, protein MSLLFLYPLASSLSLNELMVAKLTTSQLHKIVFTISVLTSQFLFSQTKKKDTIKEEAIKAVNIYKKNFKEILPAQTLQGEELERLNSHSVADALRYFSGIQIKDYGGMGGLKTVNIRSMGSQHVGVFYDGIQLGNAQNGLVDLGRYSLDDLEEISLYNGQKSEIFQPAKDFGSSGSIYLQPKTPVFTGNRKTNLTIRAKSASIDLFNPSFRLEQKISKRIAASFSAEFLQSDGLYKFRYGRKFPNGTTASDTISKRYDSDIKAKRFETSVNGTLNNGNWNIRGYGYISNRGIPAPIVKNRFKARGARMLDENYFVQANFRKKLFPKFETQLKAKFAYDYTYFNDTVRSQSGMPAKNTYIQREVYVSSSNLYSITPNWDVSLNGDFQYNNLDADLYNFSYPTRYTSLVALATTYQWNRFKFLGSLLGTFTSEKVKMNIKPDDRREWTPAFFMSYQPASIPELTLRAFYKNIFRLPTFNDLYYTSVGNTFLKPEFTHQYDLGFTYQKKYDKSLFKGLYVKVDGYYNRVTDKIVAIPTTNMFRWMMLNLGKVEIIGADVNVQTELMLGKVKLRPLLAYTYQSAQDKTITKGVKETYFGEQIPYTPKHSGSFTLMADYKDWSFNYSTIYVGERYDGQQDNIRYNYIQPWYTHDLSVQRKLSLAGHPFKINLEMNNVFNQYYDVVLNYPMPGRNFRLTLNFTL, encoded by the coding sequence TTGTCATTGCTTTTCTTATATCCATTAGCGTCATCATTATCCCTGAATGAGCTAATGGTGGCAAAACTGACTACATCTCAACTTCATAAAATTGTTTTCACAATAAGTGTGTTAACATCACAATTCTTGTTTTCTCAAACCAAGAAAAAAGATACTATTAAAGAAGAAGCTATAAAGGCGGTCAATATTTACAAAAAGAACTTTAAGGAGATCTTACCGGCCCAGACTTTACAGGGCGAAGAGCTCGAAAGGCTGAACAGCCACTCTGTTGCCGATGCGTTGAGGTACTTTTCAGGAATTCAGATCAAAGATTATGGTGGAATGGGTGGTTTGAAGACCGTCAATATCCGAAGTATGGGCAGCCAGCATGTAGGAGTATTCTATGATGGTATTCAATTAGGTAATGCCCAAAACGGATTGGTAGACCTGGGAAGATATTCTCTGGATGATCTGGAAGAAATTTCATTGTACAACGGGCAGAAAAGTGAGATTTTCCAACCCGCAAAAGACTTCGGGTCATCAGGATCAATTTATTTACAACCCAAAACACCAGTATTTACAGGAAATAGAAAAACCAATCTTACCATAAGAGCCAAAAGTGCCTCCATTGATTTATTTAATCCTTCTTTTCGGTTAGAGCAGAAGATATCAAAACGGATAGCAGCAAGCTTTAGTGCAGAATTTCTCCAGAGCGATGGTCTTTACAAATTTCGTTATGGCAGGAAGTTTCCCAATGGTACAACAGCTTCTGATACCATTTCTAAAAGATATGATTCAGATATTAAAGCAAAACGCTTTGAAACATCTGTGAATGGAACTTTGAATAACGGAAACTGGAATATTCGAGGTTATGGTTATATTTCAAACCGTGGGATTCCTGCCCCTATTGTGAAAAATCGCTTTAAGGCCAGAGGAGCAAGAATGTTGGATGAAAATTATTTTGTACAGGCCAATTTCAGGAAAAAGCTGTTTCCTAAGTTTGAAACACAGCTGAAGGCAAAATTTGCCTATGATTACACTTATTTCAATGATACGGTACGATCTCAATCCGGGATGCCTGCGAAAAATACTTATATTCAAAGGGAGGTTTATGTTTCCTCTTCCAATTTATATTCAATTACCCCTAATTGGGATGTCAGTTTAAACGGAGATTTCCAGTACAATAACCTTGATGCTGATTTGTATAATTTTTCTTATCCTACCCGTTATACAAGCCTGGTTGCATTGGCCACAACCTATCAGTGGAACAGATTTAAATTCTTGGGAAGCTTGTTAGGTACATTTACTTCAGAAAAGGTCAAAATGAATATCAAACCTGATGACAGAAGAGAATGGACTCCTGCTTTCTTCATGAGCTATCAGCCTGCTTCTATACCGGAACTTACCCTTAGAGCTTTCTATAAAAATATCTTCAGGCTCCCAACATTTAACGATTTGTATTATACCAGCGTTGGAAATACTTTTCTGAAACCGGAATTTACCCATCAGTATGATCTTGGTTTTACCTATCAGAAAAAGTATGACAAGTCTTTATTCAAAGGGCTGTATGTAAAGGTTGATGGGTATTATAACAGGGTAACAGATAAGATCGTGGCCATCCCTACCACCAATATGTTTCGTTGGATGATGCTCAATCTGGGAAAGGTTGAAATTATAGGAGCAGACGTAAATGTTCAGACGGAATTAATGCTTGGGAAGGTGAAACTTAGGCCATTATTAGCTTATACTTATCAGAGTGCCCAGGATAAAACAATCACTAAAGGGGTTAAGGAAACCTATTTCGGGGAGCAGATTCCGTATACACCAAAGCATAGCGGATCTTTTACCCTAATGGCAGATTATAAAGACTGGAGTTTTAATTATAGTACAATCTATGTTGGGGAAAGATATGACGGACAGCAGGATAATATCCGCTATAACTATATTCAGCCCTGGTATACCCACGATCTTTCTGTTCAGAGAAAACTAAGCCTTGCCGGGCATCCTTTTAAAATAAACCTTGAAATGAACAATGTCTTTAATCAATATTATGACGTTGTCCTGAATTATCCCATGCCGGGAAGAAATTTCAGACTCACTTTAAATTTTACACTATGA
- a CDS encoding cytochrome-c peroxidase: MEKGISILAIFILLISCNNDHYEPVPLDNPQLSLNIPLGFPELNTSVNSNRPTKYGVELGEKLFHEKRLSADNTISCSSCHIQGNAFADNNVQAIGIQNRVGLRNVPTIQNMMFMKFYNWDGNILQLENQSLVPIITHEEMGSSILEVIGKIKDDLLYKDLFRKAFGDETVTPERIYKSIAQYEYTLISANSKYDKVKRNEGETFTDNEAQGYRTFQQKCVSCHSTELFTDQSFRNIGFPLNTNTNEAGRGRVTGLPQDYMSFRVPSLRNVEYTAPYGSFGQFPTLKAVLDYFDKGVLDADNLDPIFKNNGNTIPLTEQEKTNLILFMKTLSDREFVKDKQRNSNRN; this comes from the coding sequence ATGGAAAAAGGAATAAGTATTTTAGCGATTTTTATACTGTTAATCTCTTGTAATAACGATCATTATGAGCCGGTTCCGCTTGATAATCCGCAATTATCACTCAATATTCCTTTGGGGTTTCCGGAGCTCAATACTTCGGTGAATTCCAATAGACCTACAAAATATGGGGTGGAGCTGGGAGAGAAGCTATTTCATGAAAAAAGACTGAGTGCAGATAATACCATTTCCTGCTCCAGCTGTCACATTCAGGGAAATGCTTTTGCGGATAACAATGTTCAGGCGATAGGTATTCAGAATAGAGTAGGGCTGCGGAATGTACCGACTATTCAGAACATGATGTTTATGAAGTTTTATAATTGGGACGGGAATATTCTTCAATTGGAAAACCAATCGCTGGTTCCTATTATCACTCATGAAGAAATGGGTTCTTCTATTTTGGAAGTCATTGGTAAAATAAAGGATGATCTTCTATATAAAGATTTATTCAGAAAAGCCTTTGGAGATGAAACCGTTACTCCGGAAAGAATTTATAAAAGTATTGCACAGTATGAATACACGCTAATTTCCGCTAATAGCAAGTATGATAAAGTAAAACGAAATGAAGGGGAAACTTTTACAGATAACGAAGCTCAGGGGTACCGGACTTTTCAACAAAAATGTGTAAGCTGCCATAGCACAGAGCTTTTTACCGATCAGAGCTTCAGAAATATTGGATTTCCACTAAATACCAATACCAATGAGGCAGGACGTGGGAGAGTAACAGGTCTTCCGCAAGATTATATGAGCTTTAGGGTTCCTTCATTAAGAAATGTAGAATATACGGCTCCTTATGGAAGTTTCGGGCAGTTTCCAACTTTAAAAGCCGTTCTTGATTATTTTGATAAAGGGGTTCTGGATGCTGATAATCTTGATCCTATCTTTAAAAACAATGGAAACACAATTCCTCTCACAGAACAGGAAAAGACTAATCTTATCTTGTTTATGAAAACTTTGAGCGACCGTGAATTTGTGAAAGATAAGCAAAGAAACTCCAATAGAAATTGA
- a CDS encoding MbnP family protein: MQNLKKYLLLSAFSLGIISCQNSDDNPVANNVTLEFNNTFKNTTIILGGSTSAMATTNTSAEGQVHHFSELKYVISNIRLIKADGNEVPYKINDLDQGATVIDQSKPETLRYILSNIPAGEYKRIKFGLGVKRDLNVLDQVRFPKFYATAGANDTQMMWEWGAGYRFTKIEGFYGTDNKQMSIHTGSTIKGSEGNFTQGVDAYREVTLDLPKNAIVDNKAPKITVKADFDKLLTGKINTIVLVTGTGSDGNATPNIHTANQMIKFVDNLGGNGSSDISGMFSVSSVEN; encoded by the coding sequence ATGCAAAACTTAAAAAAATATTTACTATTATCAGCTTTTTCACTGGGTATAATTTCCTGCCAGAATAGTGATGATAATCCTGTAGCGAATAATGTAACCCTTGAATTTAACAATACGTTTAAGAATACAACCATTATTCTTGGAGGATCTACGTCTGCTATGGCAACCACAAATACTTCTGCAGAAGGACAGGTTCATCACTTTTCAGAATTGAAATATGTAATCAGTAACATTCGTCTGATAAAGGCAGATGGCAATGAAGTTCCTTATAAAATTAATGATCTGGATCAGGGCGCTACAGTAATAGATCAATCAAAACCGGAGACTCTTCGTTATATTTTAAGTAATATCCCAGCAGGAGAGTATAAAAGGATCAAGTTTGGATTAGGTGTAAAAAGAGATCTGAACGTGCTGGATCAGGTGAGATTTCCCAAGTTCTATGCAACCGCAGGAGCCAATGATACACAAATGATGTGGGAATGGGGAGCCGGTTATCGTTTTACAAAAATTGAAGGTTTCTATGGGACGGATAACAAACAGATGTCTATCCATACAGGAAGTACTATAAAAGGATCTGAAGGAAATTTTACTCAGGGAGTAGATGCCTACAGGGAGGTTACCTTAGACTTGCCTAAAAATGCAATAGTAGATAACAAAGCACCTAAAATTACTGTTAAAGCAGACTTTGATAAATTATTGACAGGTAAAATCAACACCATTGTATTGGTTACCGGAACAGGATCAGATGGTAATGCCACTCCGAATATCCATACAGCCAATCAAATGATAAAGTTTGTGGATAACTTAGGTGGAAATGGTTCCAGTGATATTTCCGGAATGTTTTCTGTAAGCAGTGTTGAAAACTAG
- a CDS encoding TonB-dependent receptor plug domain-containing protein has protein sequence MKQFGMILMFLGVIIHAQNRKARKDSITLLDKVEVKSGKKKMETDMKMSVSVDEFLASSDKISFIKRGAYAWEPLLNNMSTERSVVTIDGMRIFGACTDKMDPVTSYLESNTLSSIDIKSGQEGSSHGATVAGSIDLKRKSTPFGLEKKWNGAYQTGFEFNNKQFFNLGNISYSGKKLVVDGSISLRKAQNYYDGNDVEVNHSQYNKFNTGIGIAYKTSPLSSVRVDAIFDMAKNVGFPALPMDLWLSRAMITSASYRQLFNEGWIKSWDTKVYYNTIEHYMDDTKRPENLVHMDMPGWSTTYGLVSSVNLKKERYTSAIELNMYNNTSIAEMRMYPQDRKNRTMFAYSWPWVTTRFAGLSMNNSWEISDKSNVSFGGSLGLNYNESKYAEFNWIFHPGAPPQKTRILPSLHAGYQFTENHFSFSVGTGYGHRAPSVSEGYGYYIYNSFDRYDYIGNPDLKNEISYETNASAGFKNEKMSIEAKVNYFYIQNYIIGKILSLGSPMNYQSVGVKAYTSLDHATLFNMALNAGYNILPELHWKGTLTYARGRDDKGKNLPFIRPLSYLTSLHFTHHNLGVQTSVNGDFIQHNYSPEYGEDQTPAYAVWNFSVNYTFNIQKLKTVFQVGAENLLNKYYSTYADWGNIPRMGRNIYTSLKFNF, from the coding sequence ATGAAGCAGTTCGGAATGATATTGATGTTTTTGGGAGTTATAATACATGCTCAAAACAGAAAGGCACGAAAAGACAGTATTACGCTTTTAGATAAGGTAGAAGTAAAGAGCGGTAAAAAGAAAATGGAGACCGATATGAAAATGTCAGTTTCAGTGGACGAATTTCTGGCATCATCAGATAAAATAAGCTTTATAAAACGGGGAGCGTATGCCTGGGAACCTTTACTCAATAACATGAGTACGGAACGTTCTGTTGTTACCATTGATGGAATGCGGATTTTTGGAGCCTGCACCGATAAAATGGATCCGGTGACTTCTTATCTGGAGAGCAATACTCTTTCATCGATAGATATAAAATCAGGTCAGGAAGGGAGTTCGCATGGAGCTACAGTAGCCGGAAGTATTGATTTAAAAAGAAAAAGCACTCCTTTTGGTCTTGAGAAAAAGTGGAATGGAGCTTATCAGACAGGTTTTGAATTTAATAATAAACAGTTTTTCAATCTTGGGAATATTTCCTATTCCGGGAAAAAACTTGTGGTGGATGGAAGTATTTCCTTAAGAAAAGCACAAAATTATTATGACGGAAATGACGTTGAGGTCAATCATTCACAATATAATAAATTCAATACGGGAATTGGGATAGCCTATAAAACAAGTCCTTTATCTTCAGTAAGAGTAGATGCAATTTTCGATATGGCAAAAAATGTAGGATTTCCTGCATTACCAATGGATTTATGGCTTTCCAGAGCAATGATTACATCTGCTTCCTACAGGCAATTGTTTAATGAAGGATGGATTAAATCCTGGGATACCAAAGTCTATTACAATACCATAGAACATTATATGGATGATACAAAGCGTCCTGAAAATCTTGTACACATGGATATGCCCGGATGGAGTACTACTTATGGATTGGTTTCTTCGGTGAATCTGAAAAAAGAACGGTATACCTCAGCCATAGAACTCAATATGTACAATAATACATCCATTGCAGAAATGCGGATGTATCCGCAGGATCGAAAGAACAGAACCATGTTTGCCTACAGCTGGCCTTGGGTAACTACCCGTTTTGCAGGGCTTTCGATGAATAACAGCTGGGAAATATCGGATAAAAGCAATGTAAGCTTTGGAGGATCTTTAGGATTAAATTACAATGAGTCCAAATATGCAGAGTTCAACTGGATCTTTCACCCGGGAGCACCTCCGCAAAAAACGAGGATTCTTCCCAGCTTACATGCAGGATATCAATTTACGGAGAATCATTTTAGCTTTTCTGTAGGAACCGGCTACGGACATAGAGCGCCTTCTGTTTCAGAAGGCTATGGATATTATATCTACAATAGTTTTGACCGGTATGATTATATCGGAAATCCTGATTTAAAAAACGAAATTTCCTATGAAACCAACGCCAGTGCAGGTTTTAAAAATGAAAAAATGAGTATTGAAGCCAAAGTGAATTACTTCTATATTCAGAATTACATCATTGGGAAAATTTTAAGTCTGGGAAGCCCTATGAATTATCAATCGGTAGGAGTGAAGGCGTATACTTCACTGGATCATGCAACACTTTTTAATATGGCCCTGAATGCCGGTTATAATATTTTACCGGAACTCCATTGGAAAGGAACTTTAACCTATGCCCGTGGAAGAGATGATAAAGGAAAGAATCTACCCTTCATTCGACCTTTAAGCTATCTGACATCCTTACATTTTACCCATCATAATTTGGGAGTTCAGACTTCTGTGAATGGAGATTTCATCCAACATAATTACAGCCCGGAATATGGAGAAGATCAAACCCCGGCTTATGCTGTCTGGAATTTCTCAGTGAACTATACTTTCAATATCCAAAAATTGAAAACCGTTTTTCAGGTAGGTGCAGAAAACCTGTTGAATAAATATTACAGCACCTATGCAGATTGGGGAAACATCCCAAGAATGGGGCGCAATATCTACACCTCTTTAAAATTTAATTTTTAA
- a CDS encoding superoxide dismutase codes for MKIMKIAALGAVFAAQFTLAQFKQTPLPYAYNALEGSIDAQTMEIHYSKHGAAYASNLNKAIAGTPQEKETLIKILSETSKLSPAVRNNAGGHYNHELFWTILTPEKNTQPSAKLAKAITETFGSMDAFKEKISKAGADRFGSGWAWLSVDKNGKLFVSSTPNQDNPLMDITEEKGTPILGIDVWEHAYYLKYQNKRADYLSAIWNVLNWKEVSKRYDDALSKK; via the coding sequence ATGAAGATTATGAAAATAGCTGCTTTAGGAGCAGTATTCGCGGCTCAGTTTACACTGGCACAATTTAAGCAAACACCTTTACCCTATGCTTATAATGCATTGGAAGGATCAATAGATGCGCAAACAATGGAGATTCATTATTCAAAACATGGGGCAGCCTATGCCAGTAACCTGAATAAAGCGATTGCAGGAACTCCACAGGAAAAAGAAACTTTGATTAAGATTCTTTCTGAGACTTCAAAATTAAGTCCTGCGGTAAGAAATAATGCTGGTGGGCATTATAACCACGAACTTTTCTGGACGATTCTTACTCCGGAGAAGAATACCCAACCTTCTGCAAAATTAGCAAAGGCTATTACCGAAACTTTTGGAAGTATGGATGCTTTCAAAGAAAAGATAAGTAAAGCAGGAGCAGATCGTTTCGGATCAGGATGGGCTTGGCTTTCTGTGGATAAAAACGGAAAACTTTTCGTTTCCTCTACTCCTAATCAGGACAATCCATTGATGGATATCACTGAAGAAAAGGGAACTCCAATTCTGGGAATTGATGTTTGGGAGCATGCTTATTATCTGAAATATCAGAACAAAAGAGCAGATTATCTTTCAGCCATCTGGAATGTGCTGAACTGGAAAGAAGTGAGCAAAAGATATGATGACGCTTTAAGCAAAAAATAA
- a CDS encoding SCO family protein, translating into MPKNNQKNNKNKIIIPIAVFALLFLGIGVGMSYFKKNLYTVMKVPDFELTDQNGKKITNKDMLGKVYLVEFFFSKCPTICPVMNTNMKAVQNQINNPDFGIISISIDPENDTPQTLKEHAQRIGAKSPNWHFLTGDRTYIGKLADQFNIYVGDKEDEAESLNHSGMIALVDEKGNIRCRYNKENMPILYYSGLNYEDPEGKVPRLNGKYHPDREILIEDIKKLLD; encoded by the coding sequence ATGCCCAAAAATAATCAGAAGAATAACAAGAACAAAATCATTATTCCGATTGCAGTGTTCGCTTTACTGTTCTTAGGAATAGGAGTTGGAATGAGTTATTTTAAAAAGAATCTTTATACGGTGATGAAGGTTCCTGATTTTGAACTGACAGATCAGAACGGTAAAAAAATTACCAATAAAGATATGCTGGGGAAAGTGTATCTGGTAGAGTTTTTCTTCAGTAAATGTCCTACAATTTGTCCGGTTATGAATACGAATATGAAAGCCGTTCAAAACCAAATTAACAATCCAGATTTTGGAATTATTTCCATCAGTATTGATCCTGAAAATGATACTCCGCAAACTTTAAAAGAGCATGCCCAAAGAATCGGAGCAAAATCTCCTAACTGGCATTTCCTGACAGGTGACAGAACCTACATCGGGAAACTTGCAGATCAGTTCAATATTTATGTAGGAGATAAGGAAGATGAGGCGGAAAGTCTTAATCACAGTGGAATGATTGCCCTTGTAGATGAGAAAGGTAACATCCGCTGCAGATACAATAAAGAAAATATGCCTATCCTTTATTACTCTGGATTGAATTACGAAGACCCTGAAGGAAAAGTACCAAGACTGAACGGAAAATATCATCCGGACAGAGAGATCCTGATTGAGGATATTAAAAAGTTATTAGATTAG
- a CDS encoding YHS domain-containing protein encodes MKSPIILMALLSITLFSCAKEPQVKHKSHMDSSGENIKNVQVVNEEDPICHMKTAGSLKDTAVYKTKVYGFCSSYCKDEFKKNPESYAQK; translated from the coding sequence ATGAAATCTCCAATTATTTTGATGGCGCTGCTGTCAATAACCCTGTTTTCCTGTGCAAAAGAACCTCAGGTAAAACATAAAAGCCATATGGATTCTTCCGGAGAAAATATAAAAAATGTTCAGGTGGTGAACGAAGAAGATCCTATCTGCCATATGAAAACGGCAGGTTCTTTAAAAGATACTGCAGTATATAAAACTAAGGTATATGGCTTCTGCAGTTCGTATTGTAAAGATGAATTCAAGAAAAATCCTGAAAGTTATGCCCAAAAATAA
- a CDS encoding GNAT family N-acetyltransferase — protein sequence MIQIRTATPEDAQHIALLGRITFTETFSEHFRDQQDLFDYFERTFSVAKIRNSIRNHNNKFWIAFWNELPIGYAKLKVHSPTEFIDSAAVSQLQKIYVLKEFLDKKVGRTLMDEMMTSFENSDQQYIWLSVLNSNERALQFYDRNGFSKVGEHQFSIGKEEFDFFALSKQKI from the coding sequence ATGATTCAGATCAGAACCGCAACACCAGAAGATGCACAACATATTGCATTACTGGGAAGAATAACTTTCACCGAAACATTTTCAGAACATTTCCGGGATCAACAGGATTTGTTTGATTATTTTGAACGGACCTTCAGTGTTGCCAAGATCAGAAACAGTATACGAAATCATAATAATAAATTTTGGATAGCATTCTGGAACGAGCTTCCTATTGGATATGCAAAACTGAAAGTACACTCTCCTACTGAATTTATTGATTCAGCTGCTGTTTCCCAATTACAAAAGATCTATGTACTCAAAGAATTTTTGGATAAAAAAGTGGGGAGAACTTTAATGGATGAAATGATGACTTCTTTTGAAAATTCTGACCAGCAGTATATCTGGTTATCTGTTCTGAACTCCAATGAAAGGGCATTACAATTTTATGATAGAAATGGGTTTTCAAAGGTTGGAGAGCATCAGTTCAGTATAGGGAAAGAGGAGTTTGATTTCTTTGCCTTATCAAAACAAAAAATTTAG
- a CDS encoding heavy metal translocating P-type ATPase, translated as MEKCCSRTPEKETKGHPHNHSAGDGHDHDHDGHDHSHDTGDQSIFQMFLPAIISFVILLLGIAFDNYIKPTWFTGWVRLVWFLAAYIPVGFPVLKDAYKSMIKGDVFSEFFLMSIATIGAFAIGEYPEGVAVMLFYAVGEVFQSMAVSRAKGNIKALLDQRPDEVTIMDNNQPKTIKAKEAKVGDVIQLKPGEKLALDGELLSDSASFNTAALTGESKPDTKNKGEVVLAGMINMNSIALVKVTTAYEDSKLSKILELVQNATAQKAPTELFIRKFAKVYTPIVVFLAIGITFLPYFFVGDYQFRDWLYRALIFLVISCPCALVISIPLGYFGGIGAASRNGILFKGSNFLDSIAEIQNVVMDKTGTMTEGVFKVQEVSISPEFNKDEIMQLVNLLESKSTHPVATAIHNYVGDVNYSIPMENVEEIAGHGLKATVNGKELLVGNFKLMDKFNISYDINHANIVYTLIAVAYDKKFAGYITIADSIKTDAKETVDNLHKMGVKATMLSGDKGTVVKYVADQLGIDNAFGDLLPEDKVNKVKEIKAKNQTVAFVGDGVNDAPVVALSDVGIAMGGLGSDATIETADVVIQDDKPSKIPMAINIGKQTKKIVWQNIILAFAVKAVVLVLGAGGLATMWEAVFADVGVALLAILNAVRIQRMKF; from the coding sequence ATGGAAAAATGCTGTAGTAGAACCCCGGAAAAAGAAACAAAAGGACACCCACATAATCATTCAGCAGGAGATGGGCATGACCACGATCATGACGGACACGATCATTCTCATGATACTGGAGATCAAAGTATTTTTCAGATGTTTCTCCCGGCGATTATATCCTTTGTAATTTTATTATTAGGAATTGCTTTTGACAACTATATAAAACCCACATGGTTTACAGGATGGGTACGCTTAGTTTGGTTTTTGGCAGCCTATATCCCTGTAGGATTTCCAGTTCTGAAAGATGCTTATAAAAGCATGATCAAAGGAGATGTATTTTCAGAATTCTTTCTGATGAGTATTGCTACCATTGGAGCCTTTGCCATCGGAGAATATCCTGAAGGTGTTGCGGTGATGTTGTTTTATGCAGTAGGAGAAGTTTTCCAATCCATGGCAGTTTCCAGAGCTAAAGGAAATATCAAAGCATTACTGGATCAAAGACCTGATGAGGTTACGATTATGGACAATAATCAGCCTAAAACCATCAAAGCAAAAGAAGCAAAAGTGGGTGATGTCATTCAATTGAAACCTGGTGAAAAACTGGCATTAGATGGAGAACTATTGTCCGACTCTGCATCATTCAATACAGCTGCCTTGACGGGTGAAAGTAAACCGGACACCAAAAATAAAGGTGAAGTAGTATTGGCAGGGATGATTAATATGAACAGTATTGCCCTTGTGAAGGTAACTACAGCGTATGAAGACAGTAAATTAAGCAAAATATTAGAATTGGTTCAGAATGCAACAGCCCAGAAAGCTCCTACTGAATTATTCATCAGAAAATTTGCAAAAGTATACACTCCGATTGTTGTATTTCTGGCCATAGGAATTACTTTTTTACCATACTTCTTTGTGGGTGATTACCAATTCAGAGATTGGTTATACAGAGCATTGATCTTCCTTGTAATTTCATGTCCTTGTGCCTTGGTAATCTCTATTCCATTAGGATATTTTGGAGGAATTGGAGCAGCCAGCCGAAACGGAATTTTATTCAAAGGAAGTAACTTCCTGGACAGCATTGCAGAGATTCAGAATGTAGTAATGGATAAAACCGGAACAATGACAGAAGGAGTCTTCAAAGTTCAGGAAGTAAGCATTAGCCCTGAATTTAATAAAGATGAAATCATGCAGCTGGTTAATCTGCTGGAAAGTAAAAGTACACACCCTGTAGCCACGGCTATTCACAACTATGTAGGAGATGTCAATTATTCTATTCCAATGGAAAATGTAGAAGAAATTGCCGGGCATGGATTAAAAGCAACCGTCAACGGAAAAGAACTTCTGGTAGGAAACTTCAAACTAATGGATAAGTTCAATATAAGCTATGATATCAACCATGCTAATATTGTATACACCCTAATTGCAGTAGCATATGATAAGAAGTTTGCAGGCTATATCACGATTGCAGACAGCATTAAAACAGATGCCAAAGAAACGGTTGATAACCTTCATAAAATGGGAGTAAAAGCAACCATGTTGAGTGGAGATAAAGGAACCGTTGTAAAATATGTAGCCGATCAGTTGGGTATTGATAATGCATTCGGAGATCTTTTACCGGAAGATAAAGTGAATAAAGTAAAAGAAATCAAAGCAAAAAATCAGACGGTAGCTTTTGTAGGAGATGGAGTGAATGATGCCCCTGTAGTTGCTTTAAGTGATGTGGGAATAGCGATGGGAGGCTTAGGAAGTGACGCCACCATTGAAACAGCAGATGTCGTTATTCAGGATGATAAACCAAGTAAAATTCCGATGGCGATTAATATCGGTAAACAAACGAAAAAGATCGTTTGGCAGAATATTATTCTTGCCTTTGCTGTAAAAGCGGTAGTTCTTGTACTTGGTGCCGGAGGTTTGGCAACAATGTGGGAAGCCGTATTTGCAGATGTGGGAGTTGCTTTGTTGGCAATTTTAAATGCCGTGAGAATTCAGAGGATGAAATTTTAA
- a CDS encoding Fur family transcriptional regulator, with protein sequence MKKDIENKLIDKNTKPTSMRILVYDFLSSQDAAMSLSEIENHFENADRITIYRTLKTFEEKGIVHSIQENTTTKYKLCDDDCDEKTHKDWHLHFYCKICKQTTCKEDISFPENRQTNFRIDEIRLFAKGICENCLESLQ encoded by the coding sequence ATGAAAAAAGATATAGAAAACAAACTCATCGATAAAAATACCAAGCCTACAAGCATGAGGATTCTGGTGTATGATTTTCTAAGCTCACAGGATGCTGCAATGTCTCTGTCTGAAATAGAAAATCACTTTGAAAATGCAGATAGGATTACCATTTACAGAACCTTAAAAACCTTTGAGGAAAAAGGAATTGTTCACAGCATTCAGGAAAATACCACTACAAAATACAAATTGTGTGATGATGATTGTGACGAAAAAACCCATAAAGACTGGCATCTTCATTTCTATTGCAAAATATGTAAACAGACCACCTGCAAAGAAGATATTTCCTTTCCGGAAAATAGACAGACCAATTTCCGGATTGATGAAATAAGGCTTTTTGCTAAAGGAATCTGTGAAAATTGTCTGGAAAGTTTGCAATAG